The DNA window AACATTTGCTGCCAGCAAGTGTCTCGTTCCCCATTCATTTCCAAGCGTGGGAAGAGCTCGGTGCCCATGCCAATATGTTCAGACAACTGAATAGTTCATGTCGTTCTGTTCGTCCAGAGGCTCATGGAACGTCAATGGCAACATTATTCAAGGTAGTTGTTGTTCGGATCAACGGAAGTCTTGGCGTGGATGGATCCAGGTAGCATAGATGGCAATAATTCTTCTATGTAATTTGTAGATGGACCGTTATTGCTCGTTAAGCATAGCATAACACGGTATTAATTTTGACCTTTCCTTTCCCTAACAAGAACTTCTGTTTCGGATCCTCGGAATGATCTCTCTCTCATGAAAAAAAAGGATGACTATAAGCGGACTACTTCATTCTCGATGAGTTCTTTGATCAAACCAACCAATCACGCTAgcaggcggcgcggcgaggagaATGACCTGATTGTTCAAGAGAACAGGTAGGATATCCAGGTCCAGGGTGGGTCAACGGTCTCTCTGGCTCTTGTCAAATTGCCAAACGCGCGGCCTCCGGTTGCTCCAAGCCATTCAAAGTTCCATGGCACATTGGCACCTCGCCTCACAACCATGCATCTAAAAATGGCAGatggccggccggcgcccccGAACGAGTATATAGCATCATCTAGCTTGCTAGATTCGCTCGTTGATCGTCCAGCCATTCATGTCTGCAGGTTCGCCGTGGACTatggcgccgccgcctctcctcgCGTCGCTGGTGCTCGCCGGGCTCGCGCTGCTGCTGGCCCCCGGCGTCGCGGAGGGCAAGCCCCACGTGAACCACGGCAAGTTCAAGGATGGCCCGTGGACGGTCGGGCACGCGACGTTCTACGGCGGGCGCGACGGGTCCGGCACCACGAACGGCGGCGCGTGCGGGTTCAAGGACGAGCTGGCCAAGGACTACGGCGCACTGACGGCGGCAGTGAGCCCGGCGCTGTACAGCGAGGGCGCCGGGTGCGGCGCGTGCTACGAGGTGAAGGGCccggaggagggcggcggcggcggcggccccaacAAGTCCGTGGTGGTGACGGCCACCAACCAGGCCCCGCCGCCGGTCAGCGGGCAGAAGGGAGAGCACTTCGACCTCACCATGCCGGCGTTCCTCCAGATCGCCGAGGAGAAGGCCGGCATCGTGCCCATCTCCTACCGCAGGTACCAAAAAAATTGGAACGATCGCATCGCATTGCATTTGCATCCGCTGATCGATGTTGATCTCTCCAATCCAATCAGGGTGGCGTGCGTGAGGCAAGGCGGGATCCGGTACACGATCACGGGGAACAAGAACTACAACATGGTGATGGTGACGAACGTGGGCGGCGAGGGGGACGTGGTGGCGCTGTCGGTGAAGGGCAACAAGCGCGTCAAGTGGACGCCGATGAAGCGCAGCTGGGGGCAGCTGTGGACGACGGAGGTCGACCTCACCGGCGAGTCGCTGACGTACCGGGTCATGACCGGCGACCACCGCAAGGCCACCTCCTGGCACGTCATGCCGCGCGACTGGCAGTTCGGAAAGACCTACCAGGCGACCAAGAACTTCTAGGCCGGGGCGCCGCTAGGCATATGCACCGTTGCATTGTATTGTACCTCCTCTCATGCGTAACGATCGACATGCATGAATGGTCTGAAGCTCCGTTGCCGGAGTTAAACGGTTGTGAAGGAAAAACTAAACAGAATTGCTAAAATCCACTTTAAATTTGTGTCCTTGTGTTGTGCTCACATGCATGCATCTTCTCCAATACTCCAACCTATAAAAAAGTTTCTTGCAATGTTAACAGAGTCTGAAAGATCTTGACAGGAAGCCGGGGCGGCAGGCTAAGCCGTGGTGTAGTGACGATTGAGAGATTGTAGAAGGCGGGCGGGACAATTGGTAGGTGGGTGGAGTCGTTAATTGATTATGGAGGAAAAGCACTGGGCTTCCATGGACACGGATCACTTCTCCTCCTAGGCCGCCGGACCACACAGGCCCTCGCGTGGCCCGTGAGTTACGGCCCAGTTCACCAATCGTTTTCCCTGGTCGTGTCCCATTTCTTCCACGCCCACCAGTCCAGCGAGCGCGAGGGCGGCCTCTAGTCCAGTACGCTAGCGCTGCTACCCTGCCGCCGTCCGGCGAGGCGGCGACGATTCCGGCGCGCGACACGTGACTGCACCTTCTACGACCCAGGGGGCGAGCTGGTAACCACAAACGCTCTGATCTTGGTGTGGGTTTGTGTTCCCCTTTGATTTAGTTAGGGTTTTGGCCGCGCCAGTTCACCACCCTTCTCAAGCTTCATCATTTTCATTTCTACTAGAGGTTATGCGGCGCGAGTGGTTTGGTTCATTCCAATTGGGGTGGGCTGCTGGTCTTGCTCCGAAATTTGATTTTTGGGTTTGGCTGGCATAGGAGGATCGATTAGAGGCGCCATCGCTCGGGGTACTGACGTCTGTATTGTGTTCACCTGACGTATTGGGGTTGGCTGCCTCTCCTGGATCGGCCATCACAAGCATATCCGATCTTTGTTTCCCCCCTCTTTTTAGAAATGTGGGAAAATGTTACCGATTTATCATCTTTTTATTCGACACTCCACAGTGGGTATTCGATCTCTTGTTCTCGAAATGCAACGTGAATCTCTTTATCTGGAATGTTTAGATTTAGGTGCGGTGCCGCATGTTCTCAAGTACGAGTAGGCTTTTGGAATTCGCAGGGTAGCTGGCTAATTATGTGGGCGCATGCTTGGTGACAAGAGTAAAATTGCATTAATTTCATCGAGCAGTAAGAAATGCATTTGCGCCTGGAAACAACAGTAGCATCATCACCTGCATAGATGTCTTGTGAGGTTGGGTTTGAGCAGCTGTAATCACCTGTAGCCACCAAACCACTTGCCACATTATATCCAAGTACAAAGAACCATATATCCAAGTCGCTACAAGCAAAGGGATATGTATTTATTGCAGAAACTTTGCATCCATTGGCCGTTGTTGTATTCCTTAATTATGTATACTATGATACAAGGATGCAATTTGGCTCTGCTATTCACAGCTATTGTTTTTTTTTCCCTGGAGCAGATTCCTTTTTGCAAGATGACACAACCACAATCCTGGTCAGATCTCCCAACAGAGCTCGCTGGCCTGGTTCTCTGCCACCTTCCTGCCTACTCTGACTGTGTCCGCTTCGCGGCTGTATGCCGCCATTGGAGCTTCTCTGCCATGCAGCATTGCCTGCCTCCACCTGTGCCATGTTTGGCGTTCCCTGATGGTACCTTTTTCAGCTTACCTCACAGCGAATCCTTCCAGTTCCCCGAGAACATGGGCTATCACAGCTCCTGTGGGCTGTGGCGAGTGGCTTGTCTTCTTATGTGATGGCACCTACTCCTTGAAGAACCCCTGCTCCAAGGTCACCTTGACACTGCCTAAACTATCTTGTCTCTGCCTCATCGAGGAGCCTG is part of the Panicum hallii strain FIL2 chromosome 2, PHallii_v3.1, whole genome shotgun sequence genome and encodes:
- the LOC112881215 gene encoding expansin-A26-like, with the translated sequence METIERLRAFEESSKGRCHDKEGEPQLLFVNGEPRLTRAEWEAKVAEEKRSGGGSSSGGSVGSPWTMAPPPLLASLVLAGLALLLAPGVAEGKPHVNHGKFKDGPWTVGHATFYGGRDGSGTTNGGACGFKDELAKDYGALTAAVSPALYSEGAGCGACYEVKGPEEGGGGGGPNKSVVVTATNQAPPPVSGQKGEHFDLTMPAFLQIAEEKAGIVPISYRRVACVRQGGIRYTITGNKNYNMVMVTNVGGEGDVVALSVKGNKRVKWTPMKRSWGQLWTTEVDLTGESLTYRVMTGDHRKATSWHVMPRDWQFGKTYQATKNF